ACGCTGCTCGATTCGCCTGTGTTGATCGAAGTAGCCCCACGCAACACGGCGGCTGAACAAGTGGAGCAGGTGGTTCATCCAGTCGATCGCGATCGCAAACGCGAATTATTGTCTTATCTGATTGGGTTTCACAACTGGAGACAGGTGTTGGTGTTCACACGCACCAAACATGGAGCTAATCGACTGGCTGAGCAGTTGGCAAAGGATGGGCTGAAATCCACCGCGATTCACGGCAACAAAACCCAAGCCGCACGGACTCGTGCCCTCAACGACTTCAAGCAAGGCAAAGTGCGAGTTTTGGTCGCAACGGACGTGGCATCGCGTGGGTTAGATATTGACCAACTGCCCCACGTGGTCAACTTTGAATTGCCTAATGTCCCAGAAGATTACGTTCACCGTATCGGTCGCACGGGTCGAGCAGGCAATGAAGGACGGGCAGTTTCCCTAGTTTGTGCTGACGAATATCCACTGCTCAAGGACATCGAGCGATTGCTCAAACAAACACTACCTCAGGATGTGGTTGTTGGGTATGAACCGACATCTACAACTCCCTCTGTGGGCACTTCTTCGGCAAATCAGGGGCGATCGCCTCACGGGGGAAGGCAGAAAACAGGAGGTAGCGGTTCGGTAAGCTCACCAACTCGACAGAAATCAGGAGGCAGACCTCGGCGCGATCGCGGTCGAACGCAAGCAGAAGGCAGGAGATAGAAGAGGTGAAACAGAGTGCAGGCTTATAGATCTTTTTTCATCTGCACTACACAGAACCGATGCCCTGTTGGAGCCTCCATCACCCACCAGCTAGGCATCTGTTTTACGCGAGTTGCACCCAATTCCTCCAATCGCTGCACCTCTGCCTCGATGTTGTCGGTTTCAATATCGAGGTGAACTCGACCGGGATGATCAACCTTTTGCAACTCAATGTAAGGTTCATTGGGATGAGTCATTAATGATCGATAATTAGCCTCTTCGGGAGCGGTTGAATGTTTGATCGGATAACCGAGTGCCTGGCTCCAAAATTTGGCAGCTTGATCGAGAGCATCCGTTTGACAATCAATGATGAAACCTGCTAGCTGGCTCTTATGCATAACAACAGTCCTCTTTGAATGAATTCAGTTGCGATCGCTCAAATGATGAGTCATACCCAGTCCCAAAATGAGAACCATAAACACAGTAGGGGTGTTTCGCCAAACGCCCTTACAAAACATTGATGTGTAGCCAAAATTTAGAGAAACGGTATCGGGGTTGCACAAGCTCTTCTCAATTCTAATCAGATCATTTCTATAGGCTTTCTTAAGTCAGACACCCGTGTAGTGATTCCTGATGCATTGAGAACGCTATACTTTGCAAGTGTGTTTGCTGGCTGGAGCATGACGCTGCATGACCTATTCCCTGGATGAAACGCTCTCGGTTGAGGTCGCTCAACAGATCAAAAGTAAAGCTAAAACCCCATTTGAAAATGCCCATCGAGCCGCACTCGCAACCGATGGAGCCACTTACGTTCAAGGGTTTGCCATCCTGGCGGGCAAATCTGCCAAAATCATTGAGCATGGCTGGATTGAGGTGGGCGATCGCGTGATTGACCCAACGTTTCCCTATCTCAATAAATCAGCCAAAGATGTGCATTACTTTGGGGCACAACGGCTGAGTGTCAAGCAACTCAAAGCGGCGATCGAAGAGGCTCAAGAAGACTATCCAGAGGACCCGCCCCTGCCCGTGTATGGCAGCCAACCCTACGAGTATTACGGGGATGTGATGTTGGGTGGCAAGGAATACATGGAGGCATACACGCTGGCTCAGGCAACCTTGAAAGCTCTGTAAAATTTGGGGTTGCAAGTGGATGGTTGGCTTGACTGACTCAATTGATGTCCAAGTGAATGGCGGTAGCGAACGACTCGATCGCTTTTTGGCAGATCAACTCCCCGATCTGTCGCGATCGCGCCTGCAAAAGTTGATTGAGCAGGGGCAAGTCTGGGTCAACGGGGAAGTGTGTACCTCCAAGAAGGCAACGGTGCAATCGGGCGATCGCATTCATGTTGAGGTTCCCCCGGCAGTTCCGTTGGATCTGCAACCGGAATCCATTCCCCTCGATATTTTGTACGAGGATGATGACCTCCTGATTCTCAACAAACCCGCTGGGTTGGTTGTGCATCCCGCCCCCGGACACGCTGAGGGAACCTTGGTGAATGCCCTATTGGCACACTGCCCCAATTTAGTAGGCATTGGGGGAGTGCAGCGTCCGGGAATCGTGCATCGATTAGATAAAGACACGACTGGGGCGATCGCCATTGCCAAAACGGATCAGGCGCATCATAGTTTGCAAGCCCAGTTCAAAGCCAAAACCGCCCGACGAGACTATCTAGCCGTGGTGTACGGTGCTCCCAAAGGGGAGAGCGGCACGATCGACTTACCGATTGGGCGACATCCCGTCGATCGCAAAAAGATGGCGATCGTGCCTGAGGAGAAGGGAGGTAGACGCGCCGTAACCCATTGGTTAGTGAAAGAGCGGTTGGGAAACTTTACGCTAATACGGTTTCAACTCGAAACGGGGCGAACTCATCAGATTCGAGTCCATTCGGCTCACATAGGGCATCCGGTCGTGGGTGATCCAGTCTATGGAGCAGGGCGATCGGTCGGAGTCAACTTACCCGGACAGGCTCTCCACGCCTGGAAGTTGACCCTGCAACATCCGGTCAGTGGTGAGTGGATTGAGGCGATCGCCCCTCCTCCAGAAGTGTTTACAAAGTTGCTGACTGTGTTGCGGCAGAGGATGTAGGGGAAATAGGGAGTGGGGAATAGGGAGTAGGGAGTGGGGTGTGGGGCTAGGTGAGTGGATGGGGTGAAGGAGTAGAGGAGTAAGGTAAAAAATAACCATTGACGCTTAACCATTGACCACTGACGCTTAACCAGGCAGAGGTTTGGAACTTTTGTAAAACTTTGGCGGATTTTGAAACTCTCATCTGTAATGGAAGTCATATCGCAGATGGCTTCATCAGAAGAATGCTGAATTTACAGCAGGAGTCGGTATGGCTAGAGATAGGGCGGGTAATCGATTGCGGGCTGCCAGGTCAATTAATGCGATCGCCAGAGATCAAGTCTTTCGGGATGTGATTGGCGGTGGTGATTCCAACGACTTCTATCGAGTTCGCCTCGATCGCACCACTAGCCTCAACCTCGAACTCAGTGGGTTGACGACGAATGCGAATCTGCAACTTTTGAATCAACGAGGACGGGTGCTTCAAACTTCTGCCCGTCCAGGCAATCGCCCCGATTCGATCTTTCGCACCCTACTGGCAGGAACTTACTTCATTCGCGTGTTTGGTGGGCAACGAGGAACGCGGTACGCCATGAAGCTCTCAGCTTATGCCGATGCAGCAGGTGATACTCTCTCATCGGCTCAAGATCTGGGGATAGTTGGCAATGCCTCAGTGCAAGATTGGGTGGGTAGGAGCGATCGCAGCGACTATTACAAATTCAGCGTTGCCAGTGCCAGTCAACTGACCGTTGGACTGAGCAACTTAGCATCTGATGCCAATATCCAACTCTTGAGCGGCGATGGCTCTGTGTTGCAGGCTTCTACCAATCCAGGCACAACGACAGAAGCAATCAATACTTCACTCGCTGCCGGAAATTACTATTTGCATGTCTTTCCCGGCACTCCTACTGCCAGTACTAGCTATCAACTGTCTGTGGCTGCGACACCGAGTTCCAGCCCAACCCCCACAACACCATTTCCCACTGGCATTACGCTTCAGCCCGTGATTACAGGGTTGAATCAACCTGTTTACGTTACCCATGCCGGAGATGGTACTAACCGCCTGTTTATCGTGGAACAGGACGGACAAATTCGCATTTTGCAGAATGGTTCCCTATTACCTACCCCGTTTCTGGATATTAGCGATCGCTCCCTCAACGTGGGTGAACAAGGCTTACTGAGTGTTGCCTTTCCCCCCGATTACGCTAACAAGGGGCACTTCTACGTCTACTACACCAACAACGCAGGTAATAACGTTGTGGCTCGGTATCGCATCACCTCTGCCAATGTAGCTAATCCAAACAGTGAGGAAATTGTTTTACCGTTGAACCATCCTACCTATGCCAACCACAACGGTGGACAACTCGCCTTTGGTCCCGATGGCTTTCTCTACATTGCTACAGGGGATGGGGGTGGCGGCGGTGATCCCAACAACAATGCTCAAACGGGCACGTCCTTATTAGGGAAACTGCTACGAATTGACGTTGAATCTCCCGGTGTAACAACCTACACGATTCCCAGCAGCAACCCCTTTACGGCAACCAATGATCCGAGCAATGCCTTCCGCGACGAGATTTGGGCATATGGACTGCGGAACCCCTGGCGGTTTTCGTTCGATCGCCAAACGGGAGATCTCTACATGGGTGACGTGGGGCAAGGTGCGCTTGAAGAAGTTAACTTCCAGTCTGCTAATAGCCCTGGAGGACAAAACTATGGCTGGCGACTGATGGAGGGATCACAACGCTACAACAACTACGCTGGTAGCATTGCAGGCTTAACCCTACCCGTCGCTGAATATGGTCGCTCCCTTGGCAGTTCAATCACGGGAGGTTTTGTTCATCGCAGTTCCGCCAACCCTACTTTGCAAGGAGTCTACTTCTATGGTGACTTCATCACAGGCAGGGTGTGGGGTCTGCGTCGCAACGGCAACTTGTGGGAAAACGGCTTGCTAACCGACACCGACTACAGCATCTCAACCTTTGGGCAAGATGAGCAAGGGAACGTGTATCTGGCAGATTACTCAGGGGGGCTTTATAGAATTGGAGCTTAGAGAGTGCTGAGGGCTGAGTGCTGAGTTAACGGTCAATCGTCAATGGTCAGGCGTCAATGGTTGATGGTCAGTAGTCAATCGTCAATTGTCCATGGTCATTTGATTTACTCTGCACTCCCTCCCTTACTTCCCATTCCCCTTGCAGACGCGATAAACCACGCCTCTCCCGACTCCCTATTCCCCACTCCCTACTCCCTTTCTGACCGTTTGTCATAATTGAAGGGTGACACTTCGTGTAGGGTTTTCCCTTTGAGAACTGTTTTAATTTGCCAGAGCAAAGCCTGCCGCAAAGGCGGTTCCGCAAAAGTTTTAGCTGCTTTTCAAAACGCTCCAGTTGCTGATGTTGAAGTGATTGCAAGTGGTTGTTTAGGGCAGTGTGGCAGTGGTCCGATGGTGTTGATTCTGCCTGATGAGATTTGGTATAACCGGGTTTCGCCAAAGGAGGTATCTGCGGTAGTCGATCGCCACCTACATCACGGAGTTCCCGTAAAAGCGATGCTTTACCCCAAGTTTCATGGGTGAGGAGCGATCGCCATGCTCGTCATACTTGCCCGTCCAAACGAGTTCTGATTGCAGGGGCGATCGCAAATCAGCAGTATCTGAATTGTTGGAAGGCTCGTTCATCGCTGTGCTTGAGAGAGCAACCGTCTGAGCCAAATTATAACAATTGCTTTTCTACTCAAGGACTGTCCTAATTGACCCCTAAAACGGAATCAAACTGAGTAATCTTGTGGAATAGTTTTATACCCTTACCTGGTTCTCATGGCTACTCTCGCAACTCAAGCTCAACCCCCTCTGGCGTTTATTCCCCCAGCGTTTGACCCCCTGGTGTTTCGAGGAGTGCGATCGCTGATGCCCTGGTATCGGCAGTGGGGTGCCCATGTGAGCCAGATTGACCTTGAAAATGTCGAGAGCCTGGTGGAGCATTATCGCCAATTTCAGGAGGGCAAAACTCGATTTTTGTTGGCATTTCGCCATCCCAGCACTAACGACCCACTGTGTATGGCGCATCTACTGTGGGAAGCCGTTCCCCGTGTGGCTCGCCAAAAAGGAATTCGCCTCAATGCCGCTCGTTGTCATGCCCACTTCATTTACGATCGCGGCATTCCGCTCTGGGCAGGTCAAGCCGTCGGGTGGCTCTATTCCCGATTGGGTGGTATTCCCATTCGTCGGGGCAAAGTAGATTTGATGGCGTTGCGCTCGATTCGCGATCGCTTTGTCAACGCAGACTTTCCTATCGCTGCTGCACCAGAGGGAGCTACTAATGGGCACAACGAAATTGTCAGCCCTATTGAACCGGGCATTGCTCAGTTTGGCTTCTGGTGTATTGAGGACTTATTGAAAGAGGGGCGATCGCAGCAGGTTCTCATCATCCCGATTGGCATTCAATATCACTACATCGCTGCACCATGGGCACGGATCAATCAACTGCTCTATCAACTGGAATTGGAAAGTGGTCTAGCGACCCAGATGGAATTGCCTGACTTGCAAGATGGAGCCACCTTGACGGCTGAACAAGAATCAGTCCTCTATCAACGGCTCTATCGCCTTAGCGAACATTTGTTGACCTTGATGGAAGAGTTTTATCGCAAGTTTTATCATCAGCCGATTCCCGCAAAACCCCAGGAAATAGCCAATGGGCCTACCTCAGCGCAATCTGCTAACGAGCAATTGGCTGCTCGACTGCAAACGTTGCTCAACACCGCGTTGGCCGTTGCTGAACAGTTCTTTGCCCTCTCACCAAAAGGCTCCCTCACCGATCGCTGTCGTCGCTTAGAGCAGGCGGGGTGGGACTGGATCTATCGCGAAGACTTCAAGTAGATTGAAGCTTTGCCCCCGGTCGATCGAGGATTGGGCGATCGCATTGCTGAGGAAACCAACTTGCGACTCTGGCACATGCGTCTGGTCGAGAGTTTTGTCAGCGTCACCGGGCGTTATGTGCGCGAAAAACCAACGGTCGATCGCTTTGCTGAAACCCTGTTACTGCTGTGGGAGACGATCGCCCGCCTCACCAACAAACCCTCGTTTCCGCGCCCTTATCTGGGGAAACAACGAGTTCGGATGACGGTTGGCGAACCCTTAGATATTTCTGCCCGTTGGGATGCCTACCAGGCTAATCGTCGTCAAGCTGTAACCACGCTGACGCAGGACTTGCAAAACGCTCTAGAAGCGATGATCCGATAGTTTTCTCATACTCCGATCAGACCCGATCGCGCAGGTAGAGAGAGAGAGAAATAATTGCCTTCGTGGGCGATCGCCCCTGACCCAAACACAACTCGGCTAGAAGTAATCGCCTCATCCAGGCCAAAGCGAACTTGGGCAGGTTCTGTGCCGGTATTGACGGCAACAATCACGGTTTCGGTATCTAGCGATCGCGCAAACACATAGACATCGCCCTGAGCCAACAGCACTCGATAACTCCCTGTGCGGAGAGCCGAATATTGATGCCGCAAGTGAATCAACTGCCGATGACAGTTCAATACCATTTGATTCCATTGGGCTTCGGCAGGAAAAGCACGACGACTATCAGGGTCGAGTGCCCCCGGTAGCCCTACTTCATCACCGTAATAGATGCTGGGTGCGCCAGGAAAGGTTAACAACAGTAAGGTTGCCAACTCTACACTGGCGATATCTTCCTGGGCGATTGTTAACAACCGTGCCGTGTCGTGACTGGCAAGCAGGTTAAGCTGTGTCAGTTGAATCTCCCAGGGATAGAGTTGCAGCAATGCCTCAATTTTTTGCGCGTAGCCCTCGGCAGATAGGGCAGGAAAGGGCTGATAAGACGGATCTCGGAATTGGCTACGGTCAACGCGATCGCCCGCAGTAAAGGCGATCGTGGGTGCCGCAAACAGGTAATTCATCACGCCATCAAACTGGGTGCCATCGAGCCAATGCCGTGCATCCTCCCAGATCTCGCCAACAATGTAAGCCTCTGGATTAATCGCTTTGACCCGACTACGAAACTCTTGCCAAAAGCCAGGAGCGGTGATTTCATTCGGCACATCTAACCGCCATCCATCAATGCCACACCGCAGCCAAAACTCTGCCACTTCCATCAGATATTCTCGCACGGCAGGATTCTCGTGATTGAACTGCGGTAGGGCGCGATTGCCCGCCCACCCAACATAATTGGCTGGAAGACTGCCATCGTATGCAGAGAGAGGCCAACCCTCAATCTTGAACCAGTCAAGCCAGGGAGAATAGGGACCGTTTTCGAGAATGTCGTGAAAGAAGAAAAACCCGCGACTGGCATGATTAAACACGCCATCCAACACGACTCGAATGTTTCGCTGATGAGCCGCTTCCAGCAATTTCTCAAAGGCTAAATTGCCCCCTAACAGAGGATCAACCTGGTAATAGTCGTGGGTGTGATAACGATGGTTGCTCGCTGACTGAAAGATGGGGGTGAAATAGATGGCGTTGATGCCCAGGTCTTGCAGGTAATCGAGCCGTTCGATCACCCCCCACAGATCTCCTCCTTTGTAGCCTTGCAACGTGGGTGGGTTTTCCCATGCCTCAAAGGGAATGGTACTCAAAAAGCGGCGCAACGGTTGCACCCCTTTCGAGAAGCGATCGGGAAAGATTTGGTAGAAGACTGCCTGTTTGACCCAATCGGGTGTTTGAATCGACATGGTAGAGGTGGATGCTAACTGTCAGACAAAAACGGCTCTGTATCAACCCATTCGGCTTTGAGCAGCGACCACCAATCATCTGCCAGTCCTTTGGCAACATACTCATAGGGTAACCAGCCATAGCCGCGATCGCCCCACGATTCGCCCCACGAGTTGCGAATTAGAAACGCCCCTTTGCTGGTGCTACCACCGGGGTTGGGATTGGTAATGGTGATCTTGTCGTCATAGCCCACGGCGACAACCGCATGTCCGCCTTCTAGTTTCTCGCGGCTTGACGGGAAAGGGATCTTCCCATCGACAGCATCCCAAAGCGAACTATAAACGGAAAATCCAAACATGGAGGGAATATTGCAGGACAGCAAATCCTTGATGCGGATAACCAACTTATCTTTGGGATAGCCCGGTGGATCGAGCCGAAAATAACTGATTGCCTGATAGTTTTGAGCAAAGGCGTAACAAAAAGCAGGAGGTTCTTCGTCATACTTTTCCAGGTCATCGGTGTATGCCCAATATTGCTCTGGGGGCACGCCAAACAATGCCATTGCCCCAATCGTGGTTCTTAAAAAAGCTCCCGTATCCCCCTCAAAATTCAGCAATTTGCGGGTGACTTTGTAGAGAAATAAACGCGAAGCATCAATGTGCTTGCCACAAGCTCGTTTCTCAAAATATTCCACCAGAGCTACTCCCGCGTTGGCAGTGCAGGAGCCAATACCGCCCTGGTCTTCAATCGGGGGAAACCAGGCTCTGAGATCAACCGATGAAGGGAGATCTTTTTTTGCCAGTTTTGTCGTGGGGGCTACGCCGACTTTATCAAGCAGGGGTTGAATTGTGTCGTGTTCTGGAGTGTAGTCTCTAAAGTCGGGATAATCGCGCAGCCAACCCAGGGGTAACTTTTTAACCATGTCTATTTCCTATAACTCAAGTTGATCGTCAGTCACTTGTGAAGAGCCTGACAGTACCCATGTGTGTACTTTTTAGCGTAGGAATAATAAACATAGTCGTTGAATTCATGATCTTTAACGACCCGCGATTTAGACAAGAAACCTACTGGATCTCTGGTTGCAAAATTAGTTGCCACTCGCTGACGTTGTTGTCCCACACGGGGGCGATCGTCTCACCGACCACATAGGGACCCCAATAGCGACGAGAACCATCTTGAGCAAACGCCACCAATATATCTCCGGTTTGCAGCTTTAGCTCAGCAGTCGGGAGGGACAAAATCAATCCTTTTGTGCTGCCCTCATTGGGTGCAAAATCCCAATGGACAGGCTCACCGTACCCTGTGCTATTAGGCTCTGATTCAACATCATTTCGCGTTCGTTGATAGAGCAATGCAACCCGAATCGGATGCTCGGTCTGATTGCTGACCCGCAAGTTCCCTTGGCGAAATGCCTGTGAGGTGGGAGTCGGTTGGGGAGTTGGTGTCGAGCTTGGCGTGGGAGTGACGGATGGCGTCGGAGTGGTGGGACGATCTGCTGACGGAGAGGGGGTTGGTTGTGTTGTCGGTTGATCAGAGGAGGGAGATTCGACTTGAACTGTAAAATTAAAACGACTGAGGAGCAATACAATGAGTCCTAGCCCTAACAACCCTAGGATGATGAGATACAGTCTAAGTCTGGTTTGTTTCATTGGTCTCATCTCCCATCGTCACCCTCATCTCTACTCTAGTCAATTGCTGGCGAGTTATGGCCATCTCACCCGATCGATTCGCAAGTCAATTCTCTTTTTGTAGAGTTGGAAGAGGAGTTTGGGTTTATCTGAATTGGAACTGACAGTATGCAAAACACACGCTTGAATCGTATTGTGGATGCTGTTTTAGAGCGATCGTTTAGCTGGTTGCGTAACCCCTGGCGACGAGTGTCTCTGGTGATGATTAGCGTGCTATTTGGCAATTTTTTAGCTACGGCAATTTCTACCGTTTCGGGGCAAAACGCCGATTGGGATATTGTTGCAGCGGTGGTGTTGGTGGGATTTACTGAGATTAGTAGTTGGTTGGTGTATCGTCCTCAACCACCCAGAACCTCATCAAACAATCCACAGCGCGGCATTTTTTTAGACATTCTCAACGGCATTAAGATTGGGTTAATCTATGGCTTCTTTATTGAGGCGTTTAAGTTGGGTAGTTAGGGACACCGATGACGGAACGAGGCGATCGCGACAGTCAACTCAATACCCTGCTTCGGTCTGTTCTAAATGAACCGAGACTGATAGCCACATTACGAGATGCTCTGGTTCAACATCTGCTCGTCGCTCCGCAAGAGTGTGAAGCGTTTGGGGTGACAGCAAACACCGCAGAGGCAACAGTCATAGAGCGATCGCACCTGTTGCGTCAGATCTACCCTCAAGTTCAACAAGTTTGGGGCGATCGCCCCCTCCATCAACAGCCTCTGGAAACGTTGTGGCGGCTCTGGTTACCCCTGGCTCTGCAACTCGCGACCATGCAGGACAAACTCGATCGCCCCTTGATTCAGGGCATCTTGGGTGGACAGGGTACAGGCAAAACAACCCTGGCTGCAATGCTGAAACTTATTTTGAATCAGATGGGAAAACAGGTCTGTTGTTTATCCCTGGATGAT
Above is a window of Oscillatoria sp. FACHB-1407 DNA encoding:
- a CDS encoding DEAD/DEAH box helicase — protein: MTFQTLGLTTDLLRAVAEEGYTEPTPIQQQAIPAALQGRDILASAQTGTGKTAGFTLPLLQRLSASKTANGRRSPRALILTPTRELAAQIGDSVRAYGKYLSLRSTVIYGGVGMEPQVQTLRKGIDILVGTPGRLLDHVTQRTLDLSQVEILVLDECDRMLDMGFIHDIRKILAKLPVERQTLMFSATFSKPIQTLANTLLDSPVLIEVAPRNTAAEQVEQVVHPVDRDRKRELLSYLIGFHNWRQVLVFTRTKHGANRLAEQLAKDGLKSTAIHGNKTQAARTRALNDFKQGKVRVLVATDVASRGLDIDQLPHVVNFELPNVPEDYVHRIGRTGRAGNEGRAVSLVCADEYPLLKDIERLLKQTLPQDVVVGYEPTSTTPSVGTSSANQGRSPHGGRQKTGGSGSVSSPTRQKSGGRPRRDRGRTQAEGRR
- a CDS encoding VOC family protein, which produces MHKSQLAGFIIDCQTDALDQAAKFWSQALGYPIKHSTAPEEANYRSLMTHPNEPYIELQKVDHPGRVHLDIETDNIEAEVQRLEELGATRVKQMPSWWVMEAPTGHRFCVVQMKKDL
- a CDS encoding RluA family pseudouridine synthase, whose amino-acid sequence is MTDSIDVQVNGGSERLDRFLADQLPDLSRSRLQKLIEQGQVWVNGEVCTSKKATVQSGDRIHVEVPPAVPLDLQPESIPLDILYEDDDLLILNKPAGLVVHPAPGHAEGTLVNALLAHCPNLVGIGGVQRPGIVHRLDKDTTGAIAIAKTDQAHHSLQAQFKAKTARRDYLAVVYGAPKGESGTIDLPIGRHPVDRKKMAIVPEEKGGRRAVTHWLVKERLGNFTLIRFQLETGRTHQIRVHSAHIGHPVVGDPVYGAGRSVGVNLPGQALHAWKLTLQHPVSGEWIEAIAPPPEVFTKLLTVLRQRM
- a CDS encoding PQQ-dependent sugar dehydrogenase; protein product: MARDRAGNRLRAARSINAIARDQVFRDVIGGGDSNDFYRVRLDRTTSLNLELSGLTTNANLQLLNQRGRVLQTSARPGNRPDSIFRTLLAGTYFIRVFGGQRGTRYAMKLSAYADAAGDTLSSAQDLGIVGNASVQDWVGRSDRSDYYKFSVASASQLTVGLSNLASDANIQLLSGDGSVLQASTNPGTTTEAINTSLAAGNYYLHVFPGTPTASTSYQLSVAATPSSSPTPTTPFPTGITLQPVITGLNQPVYVTHAGDGTNRLFIVEQDGQIRILQNGSLLPTPFLDISDRSLNVGEQGLLSVAFPPDYANKGHFYVYYTNNAGNNVVARYRITSANVANPNSEEIVLPLNHPTYANHNGGQLAFGPDGFLYIATGDGGGGGDPNNNAQTGTSLLGKLLRIDVESPGVTTYTIPSSNPFTATNDPSNAFRDEIWAYGLRNPWRFSFDRQTGDLYMGDVGQGALEEVNFQSANSPGGQNYGWRLMEGSQRYNNYAGSIAGLTLPVAEYGRSLGSSITGGFVHRSSANPTLQGVYFYGDFITGRVWGLRRNGNLWENGLLTDTDYSISTFGQDEQGNVYLADYSGGLYRIGA
- a CDS encoding (2Fe-2S) ferredoxin domain-containing protein gives rise to the protein MRTVLICQSKACRKGGSAKVLAAFQNAPVADVEVIASGCLGQCGSGPMVLILPDEIWYNRVSPKEVSAVVDRHLHHGVPVKAMLYPKFHG
- a CDS encoding 1-acyl-sn-glycerol-3-phosphate acyltransferase; its protein translation is MATLATQAQPPLAFIPPAFDPLVFRGVRSLMPWYRQWGAHVSQIDLENVESLVEHYRQFQEGKTRFLLAFRHPSTNDPLCMAHLLWEAVPRVARQKGIRLNAARCHAHFIYDRGIPLWAGQAVGWLYSRLGGIPIRRGKVDLMALRSIRDRFVNADFPIAAAPEGATNGHNEIVSPIEPGIAQFGFWCIEDLLKEGRSQQVLIIPIGIQYHYIAAPWARINQLLYQLELESGLATQMELPDLQDGATLTAEQESVLYQRLYRLSEHLLTLMEEFYRKFYHQPIPAKPQEIANGPTSAQSANEQLAARLQTLLNTALAVAEQFFALSPKGSLTDRCRRLEQAGWDWIYREDFK
- a CDS encoding glycoside hydrolase family 13 protein — its product is MSIQTPDWVKQAVFYQIFPDRFSKGVQPLRRFLSTIPFEAWENPPTLQGYKGGDLWGVIERLDYLQDLGINAIYFTPIFQSASNHRYHTHDYYQVDPLLGGNLAFEKLLEAAHQRNIRVVLDGVFNHASRGFFFFHDILENGPYSPWLDWFKIEGWPLSAYDGSLPANYVGWAGNRALPQFNHENPAVREYLMEVAEFWLRCGIDGWRLDVPNEITAPGFWQEFRSRVKAINPEAYIVGEIWEDARHWLDGTQFDGVMNYLFAAPTIAFTAGDRVDRSQFRDPSYQPFPALSAEGYAQKIEALLQLYPWEIQLTQLNLLASHDTARLLTIAQEDIASVELATLLLLTFPGAPSIYYGDEVGLPGALDPDSRRAFPAEAQWNQMVLNCHRQLIHLRHQYSALRTGSYRVLLAQGDVYVFARSLDTETVIVAVNTGTEPAQVRFGLDEAITSSRVVFGSGAIAHEGNYFSLSLPARSGLIGV
- a CDS encoding C1 family peptidase, which translates into the protein MVKKLPLGWLRDYPDFRDYTPEHDTIQPLLDKVGVAPTTKLAKKDLPSSVDLRAWFPPIEDQGGIGSCTANAGVALVEYFEKRACGKHIDASRLFLYKVTRKLLNFEGDTGAFLRTTIGAMALFGVPPEQYWAYTDDLEKYDEEPPAFCYAFAQNYQAISYFRLDPPGYPKDKLVIRIKDLLSCNIPSMFGFSVYSSLWDAVDGKIPFPSSREKLEGGHAVVAVGYDDKITITNPNPGGSTSKGAFLIRNSWGESWGDRGYGWLPYEYVAKGLADDWWSLLKAEWVDTEPFLSDS
- a CDS encoding DUF565 domain-containing protein, which codes for MQNTRLNRIVDAVLERSFSWLRNPWRRVSLVMISVLFGNFLATAISTVSGQNADWDIVAAVVLVGFTEISSWLVYRPQPPRTSSNNPQRGIFLDILNGIKIGLIYGFFIEAFKLGS